The sequence GTCCAGCAAACACACTAAGTGGATCCAGAATTCTTCTCAATGCTTCAAAACTAGAATCTTTGGTGCTTTTCCAGACTTTTAGAACATCATTGAGATTATTGCACTCTTGAAATACAGCGCTGGCATTCTCAGTAATAGCTGTGCGTACGATATCAGCCAATCGAGGATTCTTGTTCCAACAAGTTGCAACGGCCAAGATGAATTGATCAGACAGTTCCTTGTGTGCTGGATTGAACAGAAGCTGTAGAATATTCTCACCGAGATCAGCGTACACTTCAGATTTGAGCAGATCACTCAATGGAATGTTGTCTACGTTGTTAGTAGATACAACAAACAAATTTTGGTTGATTACACTTTCAGCAAGGGACTTGAGATCAAAGACGTGTGTATCTTCCAGAGGGTAGGTCACACTGTGAGGAGGAAGGAGGGCCTCCTCAGTGACTACAGTAGAGCATAACTCAGTGGAGATGTCAACAACTTTCTTCATTACAGTAGAGCGCAGCTTGAATAGATCTAAATGCAGTGAGAGATGGTGAGCTTGAATCAAAACAACCACTTTCTTCTTGTTCATGACCTCCACCAAAACTTTGATACCGTCAGCAGTGCCCCAGCAAACACCAGTCTTCCAGACTGAACATTTGCGTTGTAGAGATGGGATGTCAGGATCTATCACTGGAGCAAGCTTCAAAGAAAGAGATATTCGAAGCAAAAGGACATGTAGAAATCGAGCATCCAGAAACTGGTCCTTGTGAGAGCATGACATCACCCAACCAAAATGATAAGCAAGGTCATCGCGATGCTTGAACACTTTCGTGTCAACTTCTAACCGGATGAGGGCGGGACAGAAGAGATATTTCTCTTCAGGTGATATGGACTCACCAGCGTCTGTTCGATGCTGATTGATAAGACGGAGGACTTCCGGGTCTTCAATGGGCACAGCAAACTCGAGATTAACCAAAAATCCAGTGAGCATGTTAGTGTCCAAGTTAGGCAAGTGAGCAGCCAGCTTGGAGCACGGTACAACACCAGTGCTTGTGGAGAGTTGACAGTGCTGATCAAAATCTTCTGGAGCAAATATGGAACCATTGACTTTACCCATGagctcttctttcttgatgaCAATGAAGCTCTTCTCTGGTGAGCTGGTGTTGTTTAGGAAGAGGATGTGACCTTTGTCATTGAGCTGAACACAGATATCAACCAGAAGAGGAATGGTTGTCGGAATGAATGGTACAACTTCTTTGTGCTTCTTGGAGAGGGCTTGACTGGATTCCTCTTTTATTTGTTGCTGAACTTGCTCCAGTGATAACGCAATCTCATCCTTGCCAACAAGGTAAATCAGAAACATGTGTGCATTTAAAGAAACAGCCAACGTTGATCGAATGCTGGTGCAAGCAGGGCCGACAGTGGCGCGCAATATCTTCATGCCACTAGAGTTGGAGTAGCGATTATCCATGGGAATGAACTTTAGCAGATCCAGGGTCGGATATCTCGAAACAGCTTGCAAAACAATCTCTTCTTTCTTGGCAATCTTCCGTTTATCGGTTAAGCAATCAGCATAGCTACCTACCACAATGAGTGGAGCTTTGCCCTCCATATTGGCACACTGGTTGGCAATGATGCCCAACCAATAGGAGGCAGAGTGAGTGGTGAAGGCGTCATCTTTATGGAGCCCTAGGACTAGTACAATAATGGGCCGACATGCATCAACTGCTGTCTTGATAATGGCAGCGTGACTGCTGTAGTAGACCTCTTGACCAGCAAAGTCATAGACCAACACATCTCCAAAGACACGGCTCTTGAATAATCGAGGGATGATTCCGGCTGTTTTCTGGCTGACTCCATCGACTTCTTTAGGAGAGACGAAGATGTTGACTAGAGATGTGAGTGCAGTTGGCTCGTGTTCCATTGCTTCAATGAGAGTGCTCTTTCCTTCTCCACCATGACCGATAACAAGTATCTTCACTGGATTTTTCAAAGGATCCTTTGAAAACACTTTACCAAGAGCTTTGCGATGCTGGGAATATGCATTTTCAGCAGTAGCTCCGTGTTGCAGCAAGAGTAGAATAACGCCCTTGTTCCCTGCAAGAAAGAGTGGTGTGTGTCCATCGTCATCTTTGATATTGGGATCACAGCCAACAACGTCATTCAAAAGATATTCCACGATTTTGGTAACCCCATACTGGCAGGCAAGTAGAAGAACATCTGCAATGGATATGCATCAATAATCATTGAGCACCTAgctgaaagtacatgtatatgcagtgctctataataatattaacctGATCATGATTCGTTCATACAAGTTTTGGTTGTTCGAAGATatctcatcataattatatcattcacgtgttgtgtaatgcatgattatagttaattgtattgtgatttacttATTATTGCCTTGCGTCATCTCTACGACGTACATAAAAGAAATTGCGAGTACTACAAAATAATAACAGAACTCACTGAGCCGTGACCACAAAGGCAATAACGAATGCGTAAAGCCAAGCGTCGTGCTACAATACGCCTACGCCCATGTTTTAAGATTTAATTACAGTAACGTTAACCATAGAA comes from Halichondria panicea chromosome 7, odHalPani1.1, whole genome shotgun sequence and encodes:
- the LOC135338457 gene encoding uncharacterized protein LOC135338457, which translates into the protein MATSHDPGRQLYQASHDGRVDEVERLLARGAPVDSRNWFGYTALHVANHPDIVKILTQQDGIDINVQANNAKNTPLHTACYKGHLKCVQLLMATGQCDLGAVNHVGLTPLGLAVRWGRLDTIKYLITECNVNINNVLLLACQYGVTKIVEYLLNDVVGCDPNIKDDDGHTPLFLAGNKGVILLLLQHGATAENAYSQHRKALGKVFSKDPLKNPVKILVIGHGGEGKSTLIEAMEHEPTALTSLVNIFVSPKEVDGVSQKTAGIIPRLFKSRVFGDVLVYDFAGQEVYYSSHAAIIKTAVDACRPIIVLVLGLHKDDAFTTHSASYWLGIIANQCANMEGKAPLIVVGSYADCLTDKRKIAKKEEIVLQAVSRYPTLDLLKFIPMDNRYSNSSGMKILRATVGPACTSIRSTLAVSLNAHMFLIYLVGKDEIALSLEQVQQQIKEESSQALSKKHKEVVPFIPTTIPLLVDICVQLNDKGHILFLNNTSSPEKSFIVIKKEELMGKVNGSIFAPEDFDQHCQLSTSTGVVPCSKLAAHLPNLDTNMLTGFLVNLEFAVPIEDPEVLRLINQHRTDAGESISPEEKYLFCPALIRLEVDTKVFKHRDDLAYHFGWVMSCSHKDQFLDARFLHVLLLRISLSLKLAPVIDPDIPSLQRKCSVWKTGVCWGTADGIKVLVEVMNKKKVVVLIQAHHLSLHLDLFKLRSTVMKKVVDISTELCSTVVTEEALLPPHSVTYPLEDTHVFDLKSLAESVINQNLFVVSTNNVDNIPLSDLLKSEVYADLGENILQLLFNPAHKELSDQFILAVATCWNKNPRLADIVRTAITENASAVFQECNNLNDVLKVWKSTKDSSFEALRRILDPLSVFAGRNPLELAGVAAKETSDDLLPAPRPTPNCLGTGPAASRVTLQNLVSRYSLTDEQLNSEIGDSDIPYLAEYFDGVKIYSSAMGLTPAQQADVNRLYCYEGTQVAMTECLILWKRHDPFAATHKALLELLLGLRKDKIANDICQHLTQ